The genomic stretch GAAGTTGCCGCCATCGATCACCATGCCGCCGATCGACGTGCCATGCCCGCCGATCCACTTGGTGGTGGAGTGCATGACGATGGCCGCACCGAGGGCGAGCGGCTTGCACAGCACCGGGGCCGCGGTGTTGTCCATGATCAGCGGTACGCCGATCTTGCGCCCTAGGGCCGCCACTTCCGCGATTGGGAAGACCTGCAGCTTCGGGTTGGGCAGCGTCTCGGCATACCAGCAGCGGGTGCGGGCGTCGGTGGCACGCACGAAGGCCTCGGGGTCGGCCGGGTCGACGAAGCGGACCTCGATCCCGAAGGTCTTCAGCGTGTTCGCGAACAGGTTCCAGGTGCCGCCGTACAGGTCGGTGCTGCTGACGATGTTGTCGCCGGCCTCGCAGAGGTTCAGCACCGCGAAGGTCGTCGCCGCCTGGCCGGACCCCAGCGCCAGGCCCGCCACGCCGCCCTCCATCGCCGCGATGCGCTTCTCCAGCACATCGACGGTCGGGTTCATGATGCGGGTGTAGATGTTACCGAGTTCCGCCAGCCCGAACAGCCGCGCCGCATGGCCGGTGTCCTGGAACTGGAACGACGTGGTCTGGTGGATCGGCACCGCGACCGACCCGGTGGAGGGATCCGCCCGCCAGCCGGCATGCAGGGCGATGGTCTCGGGGTTGGTGAAGGTCGGGGCGGACATGGGGCACCCTCCGTTTGCGGCGTTTTCCTCTGCATCAAGTGCCACGGGTCGGGCACGCGCGAAAGGGAAATGCGGCGCCCGCCCCGGCGCGCGTGCCCGTGGCAAGCGCTTGCGCCGGCCTGCTCACCGCACGGAAAACTCTTCTCCACCGCGCCGATCAGGCCGCGGTCAGGCGCCCGAGCTCGCCCCAGAGCCGGGCCCACCCGGCATCGCGGCCGTATTCCTCGGCGGCGCCGGTATTCGCCGGCACGGCGCCGTCGCGCCGGTGCAGCAGCG from Roseomonas fluvialis encodes the following:
- a CDS encoding O-acetylhomoserine aminocarboxypropyltransferase/cysteine synthase family protein is translated as MSAPTFTNPETIALHAGWRADPSTGSVAVPIHQTTSFQFQDTGHAARLFGLAELGNIYTRIMNPTVDVLEKRIAAMEGGVAGLALGSGQAATTFAVLNLCEAGDNIVSSTDLYGGTWNLFANTLKTFGIEVRFVDPADPEAFVRATDARTRCWYAETLPNPKLQVFPIAEVAALGRKIGVPLIMDNTAAPVLCKPLALGAAIVMHSTTKWIGGHGTSIGGMVIDGGNFDWEAHPERFPTLNKPDSSYHGAVWTQAVKPMGPIAYIIRMRVILLRDLGAPMAPMNAFLTLQGLETLPLRMERHCENALRVAAHLAQHPAVAKVIHPSLMTGEAKRRADAALRGGYGSLMGIELKGGKEAGQKFIEALQMFYHVANIGDARSLAIHPATTTHSQLNEQEQAASGVTPGYIRLSIGIEHIDDILADLDQALAAATGPSMKAAAE